In Rhinatrema bivittatum chromosome 1, aRhiBiv1.1, whole genome shotgun sequence, a single genomic region encodes these proteins:
- the TNFAIP8 gene encoding tumor necrosis factor alpha-induced protein 8 isoform X4: MATDVFNSKYLAIQAQKKILGKMASKSIATTLVDDTSSEVLDELYRVTKEYTQSKKEAEKIIKNLIKIIIKLAILYRNNQFNQDEIALMEKFKKKVHQLAMTVVSFYQVDFTFDRNVLSKLLNECRDMLHQIIQRHLTAKSHGRVNNVFDHFSDCEFLAALYNPFGSYKSHLEKLCEGVNKMLDEDNI; this comes from the coding sequence TGGCCACAGATGTCTTCAATTCCAAATACTTGGCCATTCAGGCCCAGAAGAAGATCCTTGGTAAAATGGCTTCCAAATCAATTGCAACTACCTTGGTTGATGACACCAGCAGTGAGGTTTTAGATGAACTGTACAGAGTGACAAAAGAATACACACAAAGCAAAAAGGAAGCGGAGAAGATTATCAAGAATCTCATCAAAATAATCATCAAGCTGGCCATCCTTTATAGGAATAATCAGTTCAACCAAGATGAGATAGCACTGATGGAGAAGTTCAAGAAGAAAGTGCATCAACTGGCTATGACAGTAGTCAGTTTCTATCAGGTGGATTTTACTTTTGATCGAAATGTTCTGTCCAAACTGTTGAATGAGTGTAGAGATATGCTTCATCAAATCATCCAGCGCCACCTAACTGCAAAATCTCACGGGCGAGTCAACAATGTGTTTGATCACTTTTCAGATTGTGAGTTTTTGGCTGCTTTATACAATCCTTTTGGATCTTACAAGTCGCACTTGGAAAAACTCTGTGAAGGTGTCAACAAAATGCTTGATGAGGATAACATTTAA
- the TNFAIP8 gene encoding tumor necrosis factor alpha-induced protein 8 isoform X3, whose protein sequence is MMRAMATDVFNSKYLAIQAQKKILGKMASKSIATTLVDDTSSEVLDELYRVTKEYTQSKKEAEKIIKNLIKIIIKLAILYRNNQFNQDEIALMEKFKKKVHQLAMTVVSFYQVDFTFDRNVLSKLLNECRDMLHQIIQRHLTAKSHGRVNNVFDHFSDCEFLAALYNPFGSYKSHLEKLCEGVNKMLDEDNI, encoded by the coding sequence TGGCCACAGATGTCTTCAATTCCAAATACTTGGCCATTCAGGCCCAGAAGAAGATCCTTGGTAAAATGGCTTCCAAATCAATTGCAACTACCTTGGTTGATGACACCAGCAGTGAGGTTTTAGATGAACTGTACAGAGTGACAAAAGAATACACACAAAGCAAAAAGGAAGCGGAGAAGATTATCAAGAATCTCATCAAAATAATCATCAAGCTGGCCATCCTTTATAGGAATAATCAGTTCAACCAAGATGAGATAGCACTGATGGAGAAGTTCAAGAAGAAAGTGCATCAACTGGCTATGACAGTAGTCAGTTTCTATCAGGTGGATTTTACTTTTGATCGAAATGTTCTGTCCAAACTGTTGAATGAGTGTAGAGATATGCTTCATCAAATCATCCAGCGCCACCTAACTGCAAAATCTCACGGGCGAGTCAACAATGTGTTTGATCACTTTTCAGATTGTGAGTTTTTGGCTGCTTTATACAATCCTTTTGGATCTTACAAGTCGCACTTGGAAAAACTCTGTGAAGGTGTCAACAAAATGCTTGATGAGGATAACATTTAA
- the TNFAIP8 gene encoding tumor necrosis factor alpha-induced protein 8 isoform X2: MSSEADDSKEVATDVFNSKYLAIQAQKKILGKMASKSIATTLVDDTSSEVLDELYRVTKEYTQSKKEAEKIIKNLIKIIIKLAILYRNNQFNQDEIALMEKFKKKVHQLAMTVVSFYQVDFTFDRNVLSKLLNECRDMLHQIIQRHLTAKSHGRVNNVFDHFSDCEFLAALYNPFGSYKSHLEKLCEGVNKMLDEDNI; encoded by the coding sequence TGGCCACAGATGTCTTCAATTCCAAATACTTGGCCATTCAGGCCCAGAAGAAGATCCTTGGTAAAATGGCTTCCAAATCAATTGCAACTACCTTGGTTGATGACACCAGCAGTGAGGTTTTAGATGAACTGTACAGAGTGACAAAAGAATACACACAAAGCAAAAAGGAAGCGGAGAAGATTATCAAGAATCTCATCAAAATAATCATCAAGCTGGCCATCCTTTATAGGAATAATCAGTTCAACCAAGATGAGATAGCACTGATGGAGAAGTTCAAGAAGAAAGTGCATCAACTGGCTATGACAGTAGTCAGTTTCTATCAGGTGGATTTTACTTTTGATCGAAATGTTCTGTCCAAACTGTTGAATGAGTGTAGAGATATGCTTCATCAAATCATCCAGCGCCACCTAACTGCAAAATCTCACGGGCGAGTCAACAATGTGTTTGATCACTTTTCAGATTGTGAGTTTTTGGCTGCTTTATACAATCCTTTTGGATCTTACAAGTCGCACTTGGAAAAACTCTGTGAAGGTGTCAACAAAATGCTTGATGAGGATAACATTTAA
- the TNFAIP8 gene encoding tumor necrosis factor alpha-induced protein 8 isoform X1, whose amino-acid sequence MENVGLLECSQMIHRVATDVFNSKYLAIQAQKKILGKMASKSIATTLVDDTSSEVLDELYRVTKEYTQSKKEAEKIIKNLIKIIIKLAILYRNNQFNQDEIALMEKFKKKVHQLAMTVVSFYQVDFTFDRNVLSKLLNECRDMLHQIIQRHLTAKSHGRVNNVFDHFSDCEFLAALYNPFGSYKSHLEKLCEGVNKMLDEDNI is encoded by the coding sequence TGGCCACAGATGTCTTCAATTCCAAATACTTGGCCATTCAGGCCCAGAAGAAGATCCTTGGTAAAATGGCTTCCAAATCAATTGCAACTACCTTGGTTGATGACACCAGCAGTGAGGTTTTAGATGAACTGTACAGAGTGACAAAAGAATACACACAAAGCAAAAAGGAAGCGGAGAAGATTATCAAGAATCTCATCAAAATAATCATCAAGCTGGCCATCCTTTATAGGAATAATCAGTTCAACCAAGATGAGATAGCACTGATGGAGAAGTTCAAGAAGAAAGTGCATCAACTGGCTATGACAGTAGTCAGTTTCTATCAGGTGGATTTTACTTTTGATCGAAATGTTCTGTCCAAACTGTTGAATGAGTGTAGAGATATGCTTCATCAAATCATCCAGCGCCACCTAACTGCAAAATCTCACGGGCGAGTCAACAATGTGTTTGATCACTTTTCAGATTGTGAGTTTTTGGCTGCTTTATACAATCCTTTTGGATCTTACAAGTCGCACTTGGAAAAACTCTGTGAAGGTGTCAACAAAATGCTTGATGAGGATAACATTTAA